A single window of Candidatus Rhabdochlamydia oedothoracis DNA harbors:
- the recA gene encoding recombinase RecA: MAQQNDAGKRKALELAMTQIEKQFGEGSIMTLGKHSSLKGEMGVIKTGAITLDLALGIGGVPRGRIVEIFGHESSGKSTLATHIVANAQKSGGLAAYIDAEHALDPTYAAKIGVKLDELLISQPDSGEEALNIAEMLARSNAIDVIVIDSVAALVPKSELEGEIGDSFMGLQARMMSQALRKLTATLSKSNTCAIFINQIREKIGIMFGNPETTTGGKALKFYASVRLDIRRCGSIKGPDNTEVGNRVKVKVVKNKVSPPFQVAEFDILFNEGISRIGTLIDLGVDLGIVEKKGTWFNFQSHRLGQGRESAREELKKNPHLVEEIERLILAKIKEAKGPVTPLIKEEALV; this comes from the coding sequence ATGGCTCAACAAAATGATGCAGGAAAAAGAAAAGCTCTAGAGCTAGCAATGACACAAATTGAAAAACAATTTGGTGAAGGATCCATCATGACCCTAGGCAAGCACTCCTCTTTAAAAGGAGAAATGGGGGTGATTAAAACAGGTGCAATAACTCTTGATCTCGCATTGGGAATTGGAGGGGTGCCTCGTGGAAGGATTGTAGAGATATTTGGTCATGAATCTTCTGGGAAATCCACACTTGCTACCCACATTGTAGCCAATGCGCAAAAAAGTGGAGGCCTAGCTGCCTATATAGACGCAGAACACGCATTAGACCCGACGTATGCTGCTAAAATCGGCGTTAAGCTCGACGAGTTATTGATCTCTCAGCCCGATTCAGGAGAAGAAGCGCTAAATATTGCGGAGATGCTAGCGCGCTCTAACGCAATAGACGTCATAGTTATTGACTCTGTTGCAGCTTTGGTTCCTAAAAGCGAGCTAGAGGGAGAAATCGGCGATTCTTTTATGGGATTGCAAGCAAGAATGATGTCTCAGGCTCTTAGAAAGTTAACAGCGACTCTTTCCAAAAGCAATACTTGTGCTATTTTTATCAACCAAATACGTGAAAAAATTGGAATTATGTTTGGTAATCCAGAGACTACAACAGGTGGAAAAGCTTTAAAGTTTTACGCTTCTGTTCGGTTAGACATTCGTCGCTGTGGCAGCATTAAAGGTCCAGATAACACAGAAGTTGGCAATCGTGTTAAAGTAAAAGTTGTTAAAAATAAAGTGTCTCCTCCTTTTCAAGTAGCCGAGTTTGATATTTTATTCAACGAAGGGATTTCTCGTATTGGCACTTTAATTGACTTAGGAGTTGACCTAGGTATTGTGGAAAAAAAAGGCACTTGGTTTAATTTTCAAAGCCATCGCCTAGGACAAGGAAGAGAATCTGCTAGAGAAGAATTGAAAAAAAATCCTCATCTAGTAGAAGAAATAGAAAGATTAATCCTAGCTAAAATCAAAGAAGCTAA